The following proteins are encoded in a genomic region of Streptomyces gobiensis:
- a CDS encoding SDR family NAD(P)-dependent oxidoreductase: MPPAPARFAGEVALVTGAARGIGAATAHRLAAEGATVIVNDLPGGGAEKLCAEWRTEGLTAYAEPADVTDAAQVTEMFDHLEARFGGVELLVNNAGIVCREPLPDFSDATWARTLDTNLTSAYLCLKRFAQGRIERGRPGAVVNVSSLSYKGMTQQIAYVASKGGVVSLTRGAALDLARHGIQVNCVAPGMVETRLTAEPGKDDVPLRMAMLRQIPLRRYAEPEEIAGAISFLLSDDASYITGETLHVSGGARL; this comes from the coding sequence ATGCCTCCTGCTCCCGCCCGCTTCGCTGGAGAGGTGGCGCTGGTGACCGGGGCCGCGCGCGGTATTGGCGCGGCCACGGCCCACCGGCTCGCCGCCGAAGGCGCAACGGTCATCGTGAACGATCTGCCCGGTGGCGGAGCCGAAAAGCTCTGCGCGGAGTGGCGGACGGAAGGTCTCACCGCGTACGCCGAGCCAGCGGATGTCACCGATGCCGCCCAGGTGACGGAGATGTTCGACCACCTCGAAGCACGGTTCGGCGGAGTTGAACTGCTGGTCAACAACGCTGGCATCGTCTGCCGGGAGCCGCTGCCCGACTTCTCCGACGCGACCTGGGCGCGGACGCTGGACACCAATCTGACCAGCGCCTATCTCTGCCTCAAACGGTTCGCGCAGGGACGTATCGAGCGAGGCAGGCCCGGCGCGGTCGTCAATGTCTCTTCGCTGTCCTACAAGGGCATGACCCAGCAGATCGCTTATGTGGCGAGCAAGGGCGGCGTGGTCTCACTGACCCGCGGAGCGGCCCTGGACCTCGCCCGGCATGGCATCCAGGTCAACTGTGTCGCCCCCGGAATGGTCGAAACCCGGCTGACCGCCGAGCCGGGCAAGGACGACGTCCCGCTGCGTATGGCCATGCTCCGGCAGATCCCACTGCGCCGGTACGCCGAGCCGGAGGAGATCGCGGGCGCGATCTCCTTCCTCCTCTCCGACGACGCCTCGTACATCACCGGAGAAACCCTCCATGTCTCCGGCGGCGCACGCCTCTGA
- a CDS encoding esterase/lipase family protein, whose translation MSHPFPPLTSRFRFIPRLVCVIGFTMVAILSAPLAQADPRNDIAKAKELADPMLAGANDWDCKPSAEHPKPVVLVHGLFLRAAINWSYVSPRLSSAGFCVFALNYGMSGGGLPGTSLMQVSAKELKTFVTGVKAATGAAKVDLLGHSQGGLMPRWYLRFEDGARDVDNFVALAAPNHGSSRNLFALLPPELGDVICRSCYQFSEGSEFLTELNHGREIESGVSYTTINTRWDQAVVPYTSGYLNGASTSITNVRLQDACPDNRSGHAGIGYDRVMFQWALDALARTGPANPGLEPRC comes from the coding sequence GTGTCTCATCCATTCCCCCCACTCACCAGCCGGTTCAGATTCATCCCACGGCTGGTGTGCGTCATCGGATTCACCATGGTCGCCATCCTGAGCGCTCCACTGGCCCAGGCCGACCCCCGGAACGACATCGCCAAGGCCAAGGAGCTCGCCGACCCCATGCTGGCCGGAGCCAACGACTGGGATTGCAAACCGAGCGCGGAGCACCCCAAACCCGTAGTGCTGGTGCACGGTCTCTTCCTGCGCGCCGCGATCAACTGGTCCTATGTATCCCCACGGCTCAGCAGCGCCGGGTTCTGCGTCTTCGCGCTCAACTACGGGATGTCGGGCGGCGGTCTGCCCGGCACCTCGCTGATGCAGGTTTCCGCGAAGGAGCTCAAGACCTTCGTCACCGGCGTGAAGGCCGCGACCGGTGCCGCGAAAGTGGACCTCTTGGGGCACAGCCAGGGCGGGCTGATGCCACGGTGGTATCTGCGCTTCGAGGACGGCGCGCGGGACGTCGACAACTTCGTGGCGCTCGCGGCGCCCAATCACGGCAGCAGCAGGAACCTCTTCGCACTGCTGCCACCGGAGCTGGGAGATGTGATCTGCCGCTCGTGCTACCAGTTCAGCGAAGGCTCGGAGTTCCTTACCGAGCTCAACCACGGACGGGAGATCGAGTCCGGCGTCAGCTACACCACCATCAACACCCGTTGGGACCAGGCGGTCGTGCCGTACACCAGCGGCTATCTGAACGGCGCGAGCACCTCGATCACCAATGTCCGGCTGCAGGACGCCTGTCCGGACAACCGCAGCGGTCATGCCGGGATCGGCTACGACCGGGTCATGTTCCAGTGGGCGCTGGACGCCCTGGCACGAACCGGCCCCGCGAACCCTGGCCTTGAGCCTCGCTGCTGA
- a CDS encoding enoyl-CoA hydratase/isomerase family protein, producing MTDVLHRELRDGVATLTLNRPGQRNALDRELSEQLLAALVRAAADPAVRCVVITGSGGAFCAGDDLAAVSEFLDGVRTNTPADAVTGDGHYLRICEAIVTCPKPVIAGIDGAAAGAGTEIACAADYRLASDRAKIGSCLVQVGHLGNAVMLPRVVGPARATEMFLTGRLVGAAEAERTGLVHQVVPAERFSAELSGLAARLASGPTKSIGYYKELREAAWGQPVLYGLRLQDIFHVRSHTEIKDASEGPRAFLEGRPPQFAGH from the coding sequence ATGACGGATGTGCTCCACCGCGAGCTACGGGACGGCGTGGCGACGCTGACCCTCAACCGGCCGGGCCAGCGCAACGCCCTCGACCGCGAGCTCTCCGAACAGCTACTCGCCGCGCTGGTCCGGGCGGCGGCCGATCCGGCGGTGCGCTGTGTGGTGATCACCGGGTCCGGCGGGGCGTTCTGCGCGGGCGACGACCTGGCGGCGGTCTCGGAGTTCCTGGACGGCGTACGGACGAACACACCGGCCGACGCGGTCACCGGTGACGGGCACTATCTACGGATCTGCGAAGCCATCGTGACCTGCCCCAAGCCGGTGATCGCCGGGATCGACGGCGCCGCGGCCGGAGCGGGCACCGAGATCGCCTGCGCGGCCGACTACCGCCTGGCCTCCGACCGGGCGAAGATCGGCAGCTGTCTGGTCCAGGTCGGTCATCTCGGGAACGCGGTCATGCTGCCCAGGGTCGTGGGACCGGCCCGGGCCACTGAGATGTTCCTGACCGGCCGGCTGGTCGGCGCCGCGGAGGCGGAGCGTACCGGTCTGGTGCACCAGGTGGTGCCCGCTGAGCGGTTCAGCGCGGAGCTGAGCGGGCTGGCGGCCCGGCTGGCCAGCGGGCCGACCAAATCCATCGGTTACTACAAGGAGCTGCGGGAGGCGGCCTGGGGACAGCCGGTGCTGTATGGCCTGCGTCTTCAGGACATCTTCCATGTGCGCTCACACACCGAGATCAAGGACGCGTCGGAAGGCCCCCGGGCCTTCCTCGAAGGGAGACCCCCACAGTTCGCCGGGCATTGA
- a CDS encoding CocE/NonD family hydrolase, with amino-acid sequence MSTPEVPQQGVRRETIERDVDTPMRDGAILRADVWRPAGNRPAPALIYRAPYDKRRITALDVLPAADAVAAGYAVVLQDTRGRFSSGGTWQPIMWDQEALDTYDTVEWTAAQPWCDGNVGMVGPSYLGIVQWVGAMRQPPHLRAIAPAMCTVGGYDDQASGGAIRLDHLVGWLVMMAADWLQRRFTAGKPPAQQTVAAIAEYAHSPRRAMEQLPLADILHLPDFPLPLRDVLSGKAEMKPACRLDAVRVPTLSVSGWYDVYSAATIGLYQDMTARSSSNHLVMGPWAHLGSLLPVQGELNFGLISGARYGGLAQRHLAFFDRYVRGIERDTPPVQYFLMGAGEWRTASSWPPPEVQPQQWYLRDGGTLSSQPPEREEPPARYRYDPADPVPSHGGRLLNLGDLVPGPLAQNHLEQRSDVLSYTSDVLPVALDLVGPARLRLYAESSAPDTDFAAKLIDVFPDGRAVLICDGILRARYREGVGSERPLRPGRVYELDIDLGHTAWRLAPGHRLQAHVTSSNFPQFDRNLNTDGPIGEESDPAVAEQTIHHGTERPSRLELTVLPAQTQPQTRTHA; translated from the coding sequence ATGAGCACCCCCGAAGTCCCTCAGCAGGGCGTACGCAGGGAGACCATCGAACGCGATGTGGACACTCCCATGCGCGACGGGGCCATCCTGCGCGCGGACGTCTGGCGGCCCGCCGGTAACCGTCCCGCCCCCGCGCTGATCTATCGCGCCCCCTATGACAAACGCCGGATCACAGCCCTGGATGTGCTGCCCGCCGCGGACGCGGTGGCCGCTGGCTACGCGGTGGTCCTCCAGGACACCCGGGGCCGTTTCTCCTCCGGGGGAACCTGGCAGCCCATCATGTGGGACCAAGAGGCCCTGGACACCTACGACACCGTCGAATGGACCGCCGCCCAGCCCTGGTGCGACGGCAACGTCGGCATGGTGGGGCCGTCATATCTCGGGATCGTGCAGTGGGTCGGCGCCATGCGACAGCCCCCGCATCTGCGCGCCATCGCCCCGGCGATGTGCACGGTCGGCGGCTATGACGACCAGGCCAGCGGTGGCGCGATCCGCCTCGACCATCTGGTCGGCTGGCTGGTGATGATGGCCGCCGACTGGCTGCAACGCCGCTTTACGGCCGGTAAACCACCGGCGCAGCAGACCGTGGCGGCGATCGCGGAGTACGCGCACAGTCCCCGGCGTGCGATGGAGCAGCTGCCGCTGGCGGACATCCTGCATCTTCCGGACTTCCCCCTGCCGCTGCGCGATGTGCTGTCCGGCAAGGCCGAGATGAAACCGGCCTGCCGGCTCGACGCGGTGCGGGTGCCCACCCTGTCGGTGAGCGGCTGGTACGACGTCTACAGTGCGGCCACCATCGGGCTCTATCAGGATATGACGGCCCGCTCCAGCAGCAACCATCTCGTCATGGGCCCCTGGGCGCATCTGGGCTCGCTGCTCCCCGTACAGGGCGAGCTGAACTTCGGGCTGATCTCGGGCGCGCGCTACGGCGGGCTCGCGCAGCGGCATCTGGCGTTCTTCGACCGCTATGTGCGGGGCATCGAGCGGGATACGCCGCCAGTGCAGTACTTCCTGATGGGTGCTGGAGAGTGGCGTACGGCGTCGAGCTGGCCGCCGCCTGAGGTCCAGCCCCAGCAGTGGTATCTCCGGGACGGCGGCACGCTCTCCAGCCAGCCGCCGGAGCGGGAGGAGCCGCCCGCCCGCTATCGCTACGACCCGGCCGACCCCGTGCCGAGCCATGGCGGGCGGCTGCTCAACCTGGGCGATCTGGTGCCCGGTCCGCTGGCGCAGAACCATCTGGAGCAGCGCTCAGATGTCCTCAGCTACACCTCTGATGTGCTGCCGGTGGCCCTCGATCTGGTAGGCCCGGCACGGCTGCGGCTGTACGCCGAAAGCAGCGCGCCGGACACCGACTTCGCCGCCAAGCTCATCGATGTCTTCCCGGACGGCCGCGCGGTGCTCATCTGCGACGGCATCCTGCGGGCCCGGTATCGCGAGGGCGTGGGCAGTGAACGGCCGCTGCGGCCCGGGAGGGTGTACGAGCTCGACATCGACCTGGGGCACACCGCCTGGCGGCTCGCCCCCGGACACCGGCTACAGGCCCATGTGACCAGCAGCAACTTCCCCCAGTTCGACCGGAACCTCAACACCGACGGCCCGATCGGAGAGGAGAGCGACCCAGCGGTCGCCGAGCAGACCATCCACCACGGAACGGAGCGGCCCTCACGGCTTGAACTCACCGTGCTACCAGCCCAGACCCAGCCCCAGACCCGGACCCACGCCTGA